A region of Oncorhynchus masou masou isolate Uvic2021 chromosome 29, UVic_Omas_1.1, whole genome shotgun sequence DNA encodes the following proteins:
- the LOC135520184 gene encoding ADP-ribosylation factor-like protein 4A — MGNRLSEPQTFLSRIPFFQSFHIAILGLDSAGKTTVLYRLQFNEFVNTVPTKGFNTEKVNVSLGGHRTVTFHFWDVGGQEKLRPLWKSYTRCTDGIVFVVDSVDAERMEEAKTELHKIAKTGDNQGVPLLVVANKQDLRHSLSLAEIEKALALKELGPGTPWHLQPTCAIIGDGLKDGMERLHDMILKRRKMLRQQTRKR; from the coding sequence ATGGGGAATAGATTATCTGAACCACAGACCTTCCTCTCGAGAATCCCCTTCTTTCAGTCGTTCCATATCGCTATTTTGGGACTGGACTCTGCAGGTAAAACGACTGTCCTGTACAGGTTGCAGTTCAATGAGTTTGTCAACACCGTGCCTACCAAAGGCTTCAACACAGAAAAGGTCAATGTGTCTTTGGGCGGCCACAGGACGGTGACCTTCCATTTCTGGGACGTGGGTGGTCAAGAGAAGTTGCGTCCATTGTGGAAGTCCTACACACGCTGTACCGATGGAATTGTATTCGTGGTGGACTCTGTAGATGCCGAACGCATGGAGGAGGCTAAAACAGAGCTCCATAAAATCGCTAAGACCGGAGACAACCAGGGAGTGCCACTGCTGGTGGTGGCTAACAAGCAAGACCTGAGGCACTCTCTAAGCCTGGCGGAGATTGAAAAGGCACTAGCGTTGAAGGAACTGGGCCCTGGCACGCCTTGGCACTTGCAGCCCACCTGTGCCATCATAGGAGACGGACTGAAAGATGGCATGGAGAGACTCCATGACATGATCCTTAAACGGAGAAAGATGCTCCGCCAACAGACGAGAAAGAGATGA